A stretch of the Clostridiales bacterium genome encodes the following:
- a CDS encoding helix-turn-helix domain-containing protein: MKNRVEELRRERGLNQGEFARAIHVSRQTVSAIETGKYNPALDLAFVIAGYFGKTIEDVFEYRGGKTMYCEKCSRVFDGERCPACGSRRVRQPAEGDLCFLAEQDYLTTSMLEDVLKQEGIPFLTKGVMGAGLAIKTGPTLERTRFYVPFEHLQQAEEVRDELMGGGEETDE; encoded by the coding sequence GTGAAAAACAGGGTGGAGGAGCTGCGCCGGGAGCGCGGCCTGAACCAGGGGGAGTTTGCCCGGGCAATCCATGTTTCCCGGCAGACGGTGAGCGCCATCGAGACGGGGAAGTACAACCCGGCGCTGGACCTGGCGTTTGTGATCGCGGGATATTTCGGAAAGACCATTGAGGACGTATTTGAATACAGGGGAGGGAAAACCATGTACTGCGAAAAATGCAGCCGTGTGTTTGACGGCGAGCGCTGCCCCGCCTGCGGCAGCCGGCGGGTGCGACAGCCCGCGGAGGGGGACCTGTGCTTCCTGGCGGAGCAGGATTACCTGACCACCTCCATGCTGGAGGACGTGCTGAAACAGGAAGGCATCCCGTTCCTGACCAAAGGTGTGATGGGCGCGGGGCTGGCCATCAAGACGGGGCCCACGCTGGAGCGGACCCGCTTCTATGTGCCGTTTGAGCACCTGCAGCAGGCGGAAGAGGTGCGGGACGAACTGATGGGCGGCGGAGAGGAAACAGATGAATAA
- a CDS encoding ABC transporter ATP-binding protein, whose product MARNKFDVDERLESPFQLKHLKRASKYIVRHKYKMLLALLMSALASVATLYIPQITRWVIDEAIPAGNTPENMAQIGQRALMFVGIVAMSIVFFTVRSRMMAHVSQQIIHDIRSDLFAHLQKLPFSYYDSRPAGKILVRVINYVNSVSDILSNGIVNMIIEIITLVFIVVYMFATDATLATVIIAGLPIFIGIIILIKPRQRKAWQNQSNKNSNYNAYLAESIDGVRVSQLFERQQVNISIMEKLATACRQAWLRAVRISNTVWLSSETMTQLVLTFVYIAGAYWIGGGKMASAGVILAMTGYVSRFWQPITNLANIYNNFVNNIAYLERIFETMDEPVVVDDVPGAEELPPITGEVDYEDVTFAYEEGINVLEHMNLHVKPGESIALVGPTGAGKSTIINMLCRFYNLNGGRILLHAEDGKTHDISQVTLHSLRSQLGIMLQDSFIFSGTLMDNIRYGRLDATDAEVREAARRVRADEFIRKLPDGYKTEIRERGGNLSQGEKQLVAFARTLLSDPAILILDEATSSIDTQTEKLLQEGIQEMLKGRTSIIVAHRLSTIKNCDRILYISDKGIAEMGSHDELMAKHGLYYQLYTAQVREDVA is encoded by the coding sequence ATGGCCAGGAATAAATTTGACGTGGACGAGCGGCTGGAATCACCGTTTCAGCTGAAGCACCTGAAGCGGGCCTCGAAGTATATCGTCCGGCATAAATACAAGATGCTGTTGGCGCTGCTGATGAGCGCGCTGGCCAGCGTGGCCACGCTGTACATTCCCCAGATCACCCGGTGGGTGATCGACGAGGCGATTCCCGCGGGGAACACGCCGGAGAACATGGCGCAGATCGGCCAGCGGGCGCTGATGTTTGTGGGCATCGTGGCGATGAGCATCGTGTTTTTCACGGTGCGGTCCCGGATGATGGCGCACGTGAGCCAGCAGATTATCCACGATATCCGGAGCGACCTGTTCGCACACCTGCAGAAGCTGCCGTTCAGCTACTACGACAGCCGGCCGGCCGGAAAGATCCTGGTGCGGGTGATCAACTACGTGAACTCCGTGTCGGACATCCTGTCCAACGGTATCGTCAATATGATCATTGAGATCATCACGCTGGTGTTCATCGTGGTGTACATGTTTGCCACGGACGCGACGCTGGCAACGGTGATCATCGCCGGGCTGCCGATCTTCATCGGGATCATCATCCTGATCAAGCCGCGGCAGCGCAAGGCATGGCAGAACCAGAGCAACAAGAACAGTAACTACAACGCGTACCTGGCCGAGTCCATCGACGGCGTGCGGGTGAGTCAGCTGTTTGAGCGGCAGCAGGTGAACATCTCCATCATGGAGAAGCTGGCCACGGCCTGCCGGCAGGCATGGCTGCGGGCGGTGCGGATCAGCAACACGGTATGGCTGAGCAGCGAAACGATGACGCAGCTGGTGCTGACGTTTGTGTATATCGCGGGGGCTTACTGGATCGGCGGTGGGAAGATGGCATCCGCCGGCGTGATCCTGGCGATGACCGGGTATGTAAGCCGCTTCTGGCAGCCGATCACGAACCTGGCGAACATCTACAACAACTTTGTGAACAACATCGCGTACCTGGAGCGCATCTTTGAGACGATGGACGAGCCGGTGGTGGTGGACGACGTGCCGGGCGCGGAGGAACTGCCGCCGATTACCGGCGAGGTGGACTATGAGGACGTGACCTTCGCCTATGAAGAGGGTATCAACGTGCTGGAGCATATGAACCTGCACGTGAAGCCCGGGGAGAGTATCGCCCTGGTGGGCCCCACCGGCGCGGGCAAGAGCACGATCATTAATATGCTGTGCCGCTTCTACAACCTGAACGGCGGGCGGATCCTGCTGCACGCGGAGGACGGAAAGACGCATGATATCAGCCAGGTGACGCTGCACTCCCTGCGGTCCCAGCTGGGCATCATGCTGCAGGACAGCTTCATCTTCTCCGGTACGCTGATGGACAACATCCGCTACGGCCGGCTGGACGCTACCGACGCCGAGGTGAGGGAAGCCGCGCGGCGGGTGCGGGCGGATGAGTTTATCCGGAAGCTGCCGGACGGATACAAAACCGAAATCCGCGAGCGCGGCGGCAACCTGAGCCAGGGTGAGAAACAGCTGGTGGCATTTGCCCGGACGCTGCTGAGCGACCCGGCGATCCTGATCCTCGACGAGGCAACCTCCTCCATCGATACGCAGACTGAGAAGCTGCTGCAGGAGGGCATCCAGGAAATGCTGAAGGGACGGACGAGCATCATCGTGGCGCACCGGCTGTCCACCATCAAGAACTGCGACCGGATCCTGTACATCAGCGACAAGGGAATCGCCGAAATGGGCAGCCACGACGAGCTGATGGCAAAGCATGGGCTGTATTACCAGCTGTACACCGCGCAGGTGCGCGAGGACGTGGCCTGA